One segment of Sulfobacillus thermosulfidooxidans DSM 9293 DNA contains the following:
- a CDS encoding Glu/Leu/Phe/Val family dehydrogenase: MEIFKEMAKHGHEQLIFNFDHTTGLKAIIAIHNTTLGPALGGCRMLPYVSEEQAIEDALRLSEGMTYKAAAAGLDFGGGKAVIIGDPANDKSEALFRAFGRFLDTLGGRYLVGEDVGTNEQDLLHCAKETSYIVGLPEAYGGSGDTGDMTAVGVIAAIQAALTYRFGTPSLKGRRIAIQGLGKVGYQLARHAHDEGADVVAADINPHVVGKAASELHIEPADPWTILETHCDILAPCALGNVVNHETIDKLDCQIIAGSANNQLEDVSMGELLRERGILYAPDFITNAGGLIQVANELTGYREDRVRHQVENIYELLLSVFQRADEDQRSTVSVAMEMVEERINMLHNIHRIFAEHYSK; encoded by the coding sequence ATGGAGATTTTCAAGGAAATGGCCAAGCATGGGCATGAACAATTAATTTTTAATTTTGACCATACGACGGGACTTAAAGCTATCATTGCCATCCACAATACGACGTTGGGGCCAGCATTAGGCGGTTGCCGTATGCTGCCCTATGTCTCTGAAGAGCAAGCGATTGAAGATGCCTTACGATTATCGGAAGGGATGACCTATAAAGCGGCCGCAGCGGGATTGGATTTTGGCGGGGGCAAAGCCGTCATTATCGGTGATCCGGCCAATGACAAGTCCGAAGCGTTATTTCGTGCATTTGGACGATTCTTAGACACCTTAGGCGGCCGCTATTTAGTGGGGGAAGATGTTGGCACGAATGAACAAGACCTTTTACATTGTGCTAAAGAGACCTCCTATATTGTGGGATTGCCGGAAGCCTATGGGGGTTCTGGTGATACGGGGGATATGACAGCGGTGGGAGTGATTGCCGCCATTCAGGCAGCGCTGACCTACCGATTTGGCACACCTTCTTTGAAAGGTCGGCGGATTGCCATTCAAGGTCTCGGGAAAGTGGGCTATCAATTAGCACGGCATGCGCATGATGAAGGCGCCGATGTCGTGGCGGCCGATATTAACCCGCACGTGGTGGGCAAAGCGGCGAGTGAATTACATATTGAACCGGCTGACCCTTGGACTATTTTAGAAACCCATTGTGATATTTTGGCACCTTGTGCTCTTGGAAATGTCGTCAATCATGAAACGATTGATAAATTAGACTGCCAAATTATCGCGGGTTCGGCCAATAACCAGTTGGAAGACGTGTCGATGGGAGAACTTTTACGCGAGCGCGGTATTTTATATGCTCCTGATTTCATCACGAATGCTGGAGGACTTATACAAGTCGCTAATGAGTTGACAGGATATCGTGAAGACCGGGTCCGCCACCAGGTGGAAAACATCTACGAATTATTGCTATCCGTCTTCCAACGCGCTGACGAGGATCAACGCTCGACCGTGTCTGTGGCCATGGAGATGGTTGAGGAACGGATTAATATGCTCCATAACATTCACCGAATTTTCGCTGAGCATTATTCGAAATAG
- a CDS encoding DUF2203 domain-containing protein: MTRQFTLEEANQLLPLLREHLTRLRSLQDQARKKYEEMRDIREVGYRKDGNLIMLSDYQLAKKEFDQVVAEANQLLATINQLGCRVTDVEIGLVDFPAEINGQPVYLCWRVDEESVKYYHGLEEGYAGRKLIPGSASGQDA, from the coding sequence ATGACACGACAATTTACCCTAGAAGAAGCTAATCAACTGTTACCTCTACTTCGGGAGCATTTAACCCGCCTGCGTTCTCTCCAAGATCAGGCGCGAAAAAAGTATGAAGAAATGCGAGATATTCGTGAAGTTGGCTACCGTAAAGATGGGAATTTAATCATGTTAAGCGATTATCAACTGGCGAAAAAGGAATTTGATCAAGTCGTTGCTGAGGCTAATCAGCTATTAGCGACAATCAATCAATTAGGGTGCCGGGTTACAGATGTAGAAATTGGTCTAGTCGATTTTCCTGCGGAAATTAACGGACAGCCTGTGTATTTATGCTGGCGCGTTGATGAAGAGTCCGTGAAATATTATCACGGACTCGAAGAAGGTTATGCAGGACGTAAACTCATTCCAGGCAGTGCATCGGGCCAAGATGCTTAA
- a CDS encoding cob(I)yrinic acid a,c-diamide adenosyltransferase, with the protein MKIYTKTGDGGMTSLWGHGDIKRVPKDHLRVEAYGTIDEANALIGVARSFLEQDAQTLDGMLNQIQNTLFALGADLSNVSPDRENRLEAVQIETIEHWIDDLEEHLVPLQQFILPGGHPSAAFLHQARTVVRRAERRLVPLVNADGSYALHLQYLNRLSDFLFVAARDANRAHHVRDIIAEF; encoded by the coding sequence ATGAAAATTTACACCAAAACAGGGGACGGAGGTATGACCAGCCTTTGGGGACACGGCGACATCAAACGCGTTCCCAAAGACCATTTACGGGTGGAGGCTTATGGCACAATTGATGAGGCCAATGCCTTAATCGGAGTGGCCCGTTCGTTTTTGGAACAGGACGCACAAACTTTGGACGGCATGTTAAACCAGATCCAAAACACATTATTTGCCCTGGGAGCGGATTTATCCAATGTCAGTCCTGATCGTGAGAATCGTTTAGAAGCTGTTCAAATCGAGACCATTGAGCACTGGATCGACGATTTGGAAGAACATTTGGTGCCACTTCAGCAATTTATTTTACCAGGAGGGCATCCTTCCGCCGCCTTTCTGCATCAAGCACGAACTGTGGTGCGGCGGGCGGAACGGCGGTTGGTCCCCCTGGTGAATGCGGACGGGTCCTATGCATTGCATTTACAATATTTGAATCGGCTCTCTGATTTTTTGTTTGTGGCCGCGCGCGATGCGAATCGTGCCCACCACGTGAGAGACATCATAGCGGAATTTTGA
- a CDS encoding class I fructose-bisphosphate aldolase — MATQEIRAHLDQLNLSTGKKARLYRLLYGAGPANGTLMILPIDQGLEHGPRDFLDAPESQDPAFQFRIALDGHFSAIACQIGLAEKYYADYAGQVPLILKLNGKTEIPSDDEPISPLNASVEDAVRLGADAVGYTLYVGSPRQDEDFEQFRRVREDADRYGLPVVVWSYPRGAAIEQKGGRDSIYAIDYAARVAQELGADVIKLNVPKIDPARLAHAPKAYQREWTLESAVQQIIRSAGRSLVIFAGGEKGSQESALEKARLCMECGATGLIFGRNVWQQSYHDAMTLSEQIHQLLANYPG; from the coding sequence ATGGCAACGCAAGAAATTCGTGCACATCTCGATCAATTGAATTTGAGTACGGGTAAGAAGGCACGGTTATACCGTTTGCTATATGGTGCGGGGCCGGCTAATGGCACATTGATGATTTTGCCGATCGATCAAGGATTGGAGCATGGACCCCGTGATTTTTTGGATGCCCCCGAGAGTCAAGATCCTGCATTCCAATTTCGCATTGCATTAGATGGTCACTTTTCTGCCATTGCCTGCCAGATTGGATTGGCGGAAAAATATTATGCGGATTATGCCGGCCAAGTTCCTTTGATCTTAAAACTGAATGGAAAGACCGAAATTCCCTCTGATGATGAACCGATTTCTCCCTTGAATGCCTCGGTCGAAGATGCCGTCCGACTGGGTGCAGATGCTGTGGGTTACACCTTGTATGTCGGCTCTCCCCGTCAAGATGAGGATTTTGAACAATTTCGCCGCGTTCGAGAAGACGCGGATCGCTACGGCCTGCCTGTTGTGGTATGGAGTTATCCTCGCGGAGCGGCTATTGAACAAAAAGGTGGGAGAGATTCCATTTACGCTATCGACTATGCCGCGCGGGTAGCCCAAGAATTAGGTGCCGATGTTATCAAATTGAATGTGCCCAAAATTGATCCAGCCCGTTTAGCGCATGCCCCCAAAGCCTATCAACGAGAATGGACATTGGAGTCCGCGGTTCAACAGATTATTCGCTCTGCGGGACGGTCCTTAGTCATATTTGCGGGTGGCGAAAAGGGCTCTCAAGAAAGCGCGCTAGAAAAGGCGCGATTATGCATGGAATGTGGAGCTACCGGCTTAATTTTTGGTCGGAATGTTTGGCAGCAGTCTTACCACGATGCCATGACCTTGAGTGAACAAATTCATCAATTATTGGCGAATTACCCGGGATAA
- a CDS encoding coenzyme F420-0:L-glutamate ligase, with product MADHPIFTRDIPDEGNGTWIEKPVKEIGNQRYLRYVVRSHLVKPGEDLMKTLVPYFQGKVTPKDIVVIGEKVVAIAEGRAVLLSHVKPRWAARFLSRHVRQLGYGLGLRRPETMEMAIREVGLARILLAAGVGACDRVLGRSGDFYRVAGRQVASIDGPGPTTIPPYNQYIVLAPRSGQTLADKLAKALHTQVAIVDVNDIGAEVLAASAHVDMNLVRELLRDNPMGQGAQRTPLAVLRPTTQEKRLKNWPSPGGSSLNVQGGFVATMPGEGTDAVIWAGDEVASTRSKS from the coding sequence ATGGCGGATCATCCTATTTTTACACGAGACATTCCGGATGAGGGAAATGGAACCTGGATTGAAAAACCGGTCAAAGAAATTGGCAATCAACGCTATTTAAGGTATGTCGTACGCAGTCACTTAGTAAAACCTGGGGAAGATTTAATGAAAACATTGGTACCGTATTTTCAAGGGAAGGTGACGCCTAAAGATATTGTGGTGATTGGTGAAAAAGTTGTGGCGATTGCTGAGGGCCGGGCCGTATTACTCAGTCATGTCAAGCCAAGGTGGGCAGCGAGATTTTTATCTCGCCATGTGCGGCAATTAGGTTATGGTTTAGGATTACGGCGGCCAGAAACCATGGAGATGGCTATTCGTGAAGTCGGTTTGGCCCGCATTCTTCTGGCAGCTGGCGTGGGCGCGTGCGACCGTGTACTAGGTCGTTCAGGCGATTTTTACCGTGTCGCTGGACGCCAAGTGGCATCGATAGATGGCCCCGGACCCACGACCATTCCCCCTTATAATCAGTATATTGTCTTGGCTCCTCGGAGCGGGCAAACCCTGGCGGATAAATTGGCCAAGGCGCTACACACTCAAGTGGCGATTGTTGATGTGAACGATATTGGGGCGGAAGTCTTGGCAGCCTCGGCCCATGTGGATATGAATTTGGTGCGAGAACTCCTTCGAGATAATCCCATGGGTCAGGGAGCGCAAAGAACTCCCTTAGCCGTTTTGCGACCGACGACTCAAGAAAAGCGGCTGAAAAATTGGCCGTCTCCTGGTGGCAGTTCACTTAACGTGCAAGGCGGCTTTGTGGCGACGATGCCAGGTGAGGGAACTGATGCTGTCATTTGGGCGGGTGATGAGGTCGCATCGACTCGGTCAAAATCCTAA
- a CDS encoding HDIG domain-containing metalloprotein, whose amino-acid sequence MSTTLWPGREQAWQLLNRYTKNPSLIKHALAVEAVMQALAERYGEDPDLYARVGLLHDFDYEAFPEIGEHTIQGGRILAEEGFPDLIVEAIRSHVNENGIPRDTLLKRAIYAADELTGFIVAATLVRPNKSLSELTPKSVIKKLKDKSFAKGVNRNDVYQGAEGLGIELDELIQFIINALIPHAEALGLNP is encoded by the coding sequence ATGTCCACAACGCTGTGGCCTGGTCGTGAACAGGCTTGGCAATTGCTTAATCGTTATACTAAAAATCCATCCTTGATCAAACATGCTTTAGCCGTTGAAGCGGTCATGCAGGCATTAGCTGAGCGTTATGGGGAAGATCCTGACTTATACGCTCGGGTCGGCTTGCTCCATGATTTTGATTATGAAGCGTTTCCCGAGATCGGCGAACATACAATTCAAGGCGGACGCATCTTGGCTGAAGAAGGTTTTCCCGACCTCATTGTTGAGGCGATTAGGTCGCATGTTAACGAGAACGGTATTCCCCGTGATACCTTGTTAAAACGAGCGATTTATGCAGCCGATGAACTGACCGGATTCATCGTGGCCGCTACGTTGGTACGTCCTAACAAAAGTTTAAGTGAGCTGACTCCCAAATCCGTTATCAAAAAACTCAAAGATAAAAGCTTTGCGAAAGGTGTCAATCGCAACGATGTCTATCAAGGAGCGGAAGGATTGGGAATCGAGCTGGACGAGCTTATACAATTTATCATCAACGCCTTAATCCCCCATGCCGAAGCGTTAGGGTTAAATCCTTAA
- a CDS encoding acyl-CoA mutase large subunit family protein produces MAIEAFHHSQALRPGPSGDPYQGHRTFRTLSGIPIKETYTPDDLPPQHLIGSPGQYPFTRGIHTTMYRGRYWTMRQFAGFGTAKETNARFRYLLEQGQTGLSVAFDMPTLMGYDSDDPHSLGEVGREGVAIDHVGDMERLFQDIPLDKVSTSMTINGPAPIIWAMYLVAAERQGVDWTQLRGTLQADILKEYIAQKEWIFPPKPSMRLIVDMMAYATRYVPQWNSISISGYHIREAGSTAAQELAFTLADGFAYVEAGIKAGLDVDAFAPRLSFFFNAHIDFFEEIAKFRAARRIWARHMKEIYGAKNPKSWMMRFHTQTAGCSLTAQQPENNIVRTAYEALAAVLGGTQSLHTNSMDEVLSLPTEKAVKIALRTQQILAYETGVANTVDPLAGSYFVEALTTQMEEQAEEYFARIEEQGGVLECIENGYLQREIADAAYRYQKELENHEQILVGVNAFVEPPNEESIPLLRIDPAVEKDQVESLATWRKNRQDSAVKQALQALQETCLTPDGEIMPHIIEAVRQGATEGEIVAVMKAVFGTWRERPVF; encoded by the coding sequence ATGGCAATAGAAGCATTTCATCACTCTCAAGCCTTGAGGCCGGGTCCAAGTGGAGATCCCTACCAAGGGCACCGAACGTTTCGGACGTTGTCCGGAATTCCCATTAAAGAAACATATACTCCAGATGATCTACCGCCCCAACATCTCATTGGATCTCCAGGACAATATCCTTTTACTCGCGGAATTCACACCACGATGTATCGCGGTCGGTATTGGACGATGCGACAATTTGCTGGTTTCGGTACTGCCAAGGAAACGAATGCACGGTTTCGTTATTTGTTGGAACAAGGCCAAACCGGGCTCTCAGTTGCGTTTGATATGCCTACCCTCATGGGCTATGACTCCGATGATCCCCATTCCTTGGGGGAAGTGGGGCGAGAAGGGGTTGCCATTGATCATGTAGGAGATATGGAACGCCTCTTTCAAGATATTCCGTTGGATAAGGTCTCGACCTCCATGACGATTAATGGTCCGGCTCCCATCATTTGGGCTATGTATCTCGTCGCCGCAGAGCGGCAAGGCGTTGATTGGACGCAGTTGCGGGGAACTCTCCAAGCTGACATTCTCAAAGAATACATTGCGCAGAAAGAATGGATTTTCCCACCAAAGCCCTCGATGCGTTTAATTGTTGATATGATGGCCTATGCGACACGCTATGTTCCCCAATGGAATTCTATTAGTATTAGTGGATACCATATCCGCGAAGCGGGCTCTACAGCAGCCCAAGAACTCGCATTTACCTTAGCGGACGGTTTCGCTTATGTCGAAGCCGGAATTAAGGCAGGACTCGATGTGGATGCTTTTGCGCCGCGATTATCATTCTTTTTCAATGCCCACATTGACTTTTTTGAAGAAATTGCGAAATTTCGAGCCGCCCGGCGAATATGGGCTCGGCATATGAAAGAGATTTATGGAGCCAAAAATCCGAAATCGTGGATGATGCGCTTTCATACCCAAACGGCTGGATGTTCGCTCACGGCCCAACAACCTGAAAACAATATTGTGCGAACAGCCTATGAAGCCTTGGCTGCTGTGCTAGGCGGAACCCAGTCACTACATACCAACTCGATGGATGAAGTGCTGTCCTTGCCCACCGAAAAAGCTGTGAAAATTGCATTGCGCACCCAACAGATTTTAGCGTATGAGACCGGCGTCGCTAATACCGTTGATCCGTTAGCGGGTTCGTATTTTGTTGAAGCGTTGACGACTCAAATGGAAGAGCAAGCCGAAGAATATTTTGCCCGCATTGAGGAACAAGGTGGGGTATTGGAATGTATTGAAAACGGATATCTGCAACGGGAGATTGCCGATGCTGCCTATCGTTATCAAAAAGAATTAGAAAACCATGAGCAAATCCTCGTCGGGGTCAATGCGTTTGTGGAACCGCCCAATGAGGAATCAATTCCGCTACTGCGAATTGATCCAGCGGTCGAGAAAGATCAGGTTGAATCCTTAGCCACTTGGCGCAAAAATCGGCAGGATTCTGCCGTCAAGCAAGCATTACAAGCGCTGCAAGAGACCTGTCTGACCCCTGATGGCGAAATCATGCCACATATTATTGAAGCTGTCCGGCAAGGGGCGACCGAAGGAGAAATCGTGGCGGTGATGAAAGCCGTTTTTGGCACGTGGCGCGAGCGCCCCGTATTTTAG
- a CDS encoding NAD(P)/FAD-dependent oxidoreductase → METNIADVLIIGGGPVGLYGLYLTGLHHLNTIMIERLPQLGGQLEHLYPEKPIYDVGGFPQISGHDLITRLLEQANQYPHQVYTETPALGLRRQGTLWEIETNRDIFAAKSVIITAGIGEFLPRRFNNPAIDRFEGQGLYYTVRHLEDFRNHNVLIVGGGDSAADWAMAVAPLADKVWMIHRRDQFQCHVDSLSKLSHLPNVTLLTHQELLSVEGQDRIEGAQIRHNQSQIVTHLEVDRIIIAIGLIPGTGIFRNWGLELSGNEIAVNSAMHTNLAGVFAAGDIVSYPGKVKLISAGFGEVATAVESARRYLLSH, encoded by the coding sequence ATGGAGACAAATATAGCCGATGTGCTGATCATTGGCGGTGGGCCTGTCGGCCTGTACGGCTTATATCTTACGGGATTGCATCATTTGAACACCATCATGATTGAACGCCTCCCGCAATTAGGGGGACAATTAGAGCATTTATATCCCGAAAAGCCCATTTACGATGTGGGCGGCTTTCCTCAAATTAGTGGGCATGACTTGATCACCCGTTTATTGGAACAAGCCAATCAATATCCCCATCAAGTTTATACGGAAACCCCCGCGTTGGGATTGAGACGCCAAGGAACACTGTGGGAGATTGAGACGAATCGCGACATTTTTGCGGCAAAATCTGTGATTATCACGGCGGGAATTGGCGAATTTCTGCCAAGACGTTTTAACAACCCAGCGATTGACCGATTCGAAGGGCAGGGCTTGTATTACACGGTTCGACATTTAGAAGACTTTCGCAATCATAACGTCCTCATTGTGGGAGGCGGCGATTCGGCGGCAGATTGGGCCATGGCAGTGGCACCTCTTGCCGACAAAGTGTGGATGATTCACCGCCGTGACCAATTTCAATGTCATGTCGACAGCTTAAGCAAACTCTCCCATCTTCCTAATGTGACTTTGTTGACCCATCAGGAATTGTTGTCTGTGGAAGGGCAGGACAGAATCGAAGGTGCTCAAATTCGGCATAATCAGTCCCAAATCGTTACGCATTTAGAGGTAGACCGCATTATTATTGCGATTGGATTAATTCCTGGTACCGGTATTTTCCGAAATTGGGGTTTGGAACTGAGCGGCAATGAGATTGCCGTCAATTCGGCCATGCATACAAATCTTGCGGGGGTGTTTGCGGCCGGCGATATTGTTAGCTATCCCGGAAAAGTCAAGTTGATATCCGCCGGATTTGGTGAGGTAGCGACCGCCGTGGAATCAGCGCGTCGCTACCTCTTAAGTCATTAG
- a CDS encoding VanW family protein, translating into MMRQWLVMTLLGFFSPLLSPHASVSARHVTLSEYHQPAPIVLISSSPSAGEGAQALKLPYVLGQQTTNYFHASPSQAKNIELAARRLDGTVVKPGHIFSYYAVVGPYTEENGYGWGRAFVGDRIVPSVGGGVCQGSSTLYSALLRTGLPIVERHNHGLTVPYLPPGEDATVASDYLNFQFRNNRSTPILITAQAKDRHMTVKIWGASPGPDIVVRHKILQTYPFKTIVRYSASLKPGEEKVLAPGQPGVRVQNWLEIKGKNGTEIKQLGIDRYRPSPRIIEKGLTSSHNS; encoded by the coding sequence ATGATGCGGCAATGGCTTGTGATGACTCTTCTGGGATTTTTTTCCCCGCTGTTATCGCCCCATGCCAGTGTTTCTGCTCGTCACGTGACTCTCAGTGAATATCATCAACCAGCTCCTATTGTTCTCATATCCTCTAGCCCGTCAGCAGGGGAGGGAGCACAAGCCCTGAAACTTCCCTACGTGCTCGGTCAACAAACAACCAATTATTTTCATGCCAGTCCGAGTCAAGCCAAAAATATCGAATTGGCTGCAAGGCGTCTTGACGGGACGGTGGTGAAACCTGGTCACATCTTTTCGTATTATGCCGTGGTCGGACCCTATACCGAGGAAAACGGTTATGGATGGGGACGGGCCTTTGTCGGAGACCGGATTGTGCCTTCTGTAGGAGGAGGCGTGTGTCAAGGCTCTTCCACCTTATACTCAGCCTTGTTGCGGACAGGTTTGCCTATTGTAGAGCGTCACAATCATGGATTGACTGTGCCCTACTTACCCCCCGGAGAGGATGCGACGGTTGCTAGTGATTATCTCAATTTTCAATTTCGTAATAACCGGAGTACGCCCATATTAATCACGGCGCAAGCTAAGGACCGGCATATGACGGTGAAAATCTGGGGTGCAAGTCCAGGTCCCGACATTGTAGTTCGTCACAAAATTCTCCAAACATATCCATTTAAAACGATTGTCCGTTACAGCGCTTCATTGAAACCCGGAGAAGAAAAAGTGTTGGCTCCTGGGCAACCTGGGGTACGGGTCCAAAACTGGTTGGAAATTAAAGGTAAGAACGGAACCGAAATTAAACAACTCGGCATCGACCGATACCGCCCGAGTCCCCGGATAATCGAAAAAGGCCTTACCTCTTCCCACAACTCTTAG
- a CDS encoding M61 family metallopeptidase, producing the protein MSMPMPQTHRFHVRIEWTGTTPPNMKWALPVWTPGSYLIREFSRHIDRVHASSQSQELAVRKLDKATWVLEDLGSISTVILEYDVFAYELSVRTSYLDNQRGYFNGANVFLYPDTDVAYDIELEVIPPYSHWDVATGLTRLNQPGYHYAVPDYDTLVDSPVECGVFQRHSFMVDNVEHELIFTGFDEIDLHALLRDLPPIIQSAKDIFGTPLPYNRYVFLVYGSIESGGGLEHKNSASIIFDRFMLHDPSKYPRVLALFAHEYFHLWNVKRLHPTNLGPFDYQHEVYTSLLWVLEGWTDYYAWLLLVRAGVVDVFTVLDHFAESLRLLDLLPGRHVQSLVEASQDTWIKFYRPDGNTPNITISYYHKGALVALALDLALRQATGGRDSLDTVLRFLWMTYGDQGYPDSAVDEALVRVGGPLMRQRLQQWVYGTDDLPDELFNVVGLKLLKEFKDAHQKVPFTGIITEKSATDTVIIKHVLKDSPAEKAGLAPGDEWIALNGYRIRHDNLPGRLAQCAANTSIQVSVFRQHQLQTYSLTLDPPRPDAWRFITDPNASEEARQQFSQWLGAPYP; encoded by the coding sequence ATTTCCATGCCCATGCCTCAAACACACCGGTTTCACGTGCGGATTGAATGGACTGGCACAACACCCCCCAACATGAAATGGGCTTTACCAGTATGGACCCCCGGTTCTTATCTCATCCGGGAATTTTCTCGTCATATTGACCGCGTTCACGCCTCATCACAATCCCAAGAACTCGCCGTGCGTAAACTTGATAAGGCGACATGGGTCTTAGAAGATTTAGGAAGTATTTCCACAGTGATTCTAGAATATGATGTGTTCGCATATGAACTTTCGGTACGCACAAGCTATTTAGATAACCAGCGAGGATATTTCAATGGGGCTAATGTCTTCTTATACCCCGACACCGACGTTGCCTATGACATCGAATTAGAGGTCATTCCCCCCTATTCCCATTGGGATGTGGCGACAGGACTCACCCGATTGAACCAACCCGGATATCACTATGCCGTGCCCGATTATGACACGTTAGTAGACAGCCCCGTGGAATGTGGCGTGTTTCAACGGCACTCTTTTATGGTAGACAATGTTGAGCATGAACTGATTTTCACAGGATTTGATGAGATCGATCTCCATGCCTTGCTCCGGGATCTTCCCCCCATTATTCAGTCCGCCAAAGACATTTTTGGCACACCACTTCCCTATAATCGCTATGTTTTTCTCGTTTACGGGAGTATAGAGAGCGGCGGAGGATTGGAACACAAAAATTCTGCCAGCATCATTTTCGACCGTTTCATGCTCCATGACCCGAGCAAGTATCCCCGCGTCTTAGCCCTATTTGCGCATGAATATTTTCATTTGTGGAATGTTAAGCGTCTTCACCCAACAAACCTCGGGCCTTTTGATTACCAGCACGAAGTTTACACCTCATTATTGTGGGTGCTAGAAGGATGGACCGACTATTACGCCTGGCTTTTATTAGTGCGGGCCGGAGTCGTGGACGTGTTTACCGTCCTCGACCACTTTGCGGAGTCACTCCGTCTCCTCGATCTGCTCCCAGGCCGCCATGTCCAAAGCCTAGTGGAAGCCTCTCAAGATACCTGGATAAAATTTTACCGGCCTGATGGCAACACTCCCAATATCACCATCAGCTACTATCATAAAGGGGCATTGGTGGCGTTGGCCTTAGATCTGGCGTTGCGCCAAGCGACAGGGGGCCGAGACAGTTTAGATACCGTGCTCCGCTTCTTATGGATGACCTATGGCGACCAAGGTTATCCCGACAGCGCCGTTGATGAGGCTCTAGTTCGCGTGGGAGGACCTTTAATGCGCCAACGTTTACAGCAGTGGGTTTATGGCACAGATGATCTTCCCGACGAACTTTTCAATGTGGTCGGCCTTAAACTCCTCAAAGAATTTAAAGATGCCCATCAAAAAGTGCCCTTCACGGGCATTATCACTGAAAAGTCCGCCACCGACACCGTGATCATTAAGCATGTACTCAAAGACAGTCCAGCCGAAAAGGCGGGACTGGCACCGGGTGATGAATGGATTGCGTTAAATGGATATCGGATACGTCATGACAACCTTCCAGGACGTCTCGCTCAATGTGCAGCAAACACGAGCATCCAAGTGAGCGTATTTCGCCAACACCAATTACAAACCTATTCCTTAACGCTCGACCCGCCCCGTCCTGATGCCTGGCGTTTCATTACGGACCCCAATGCTTCCGAAGAGGCTCGCCAGCAATTCAGCCAATGGCTGGGAGCCCCTTATCCCTAA
- a CDS encoding NUDIX hydrolase, with protein sequence MAKLRRVFRQFMFYLISRVFPKRLTQFLMYLTQAKFVVAVVVVLYHGNQILLLRHSYRPRYPWGLVTGWVKAGESPKQAASREVFEELGIEIAELHYFYSEVVGRHHLEIGFWAMVDAANDSHPSGDGEILESAWFSVHQLPEGLLPSQRPLILQAENARIREFS encoded by the coding sequence ATGGCCAAATTGCGCCGTGTGTTTCGCCAGTTCATGTTTTATCTCATTTCTCGGGTCTTTCCCAAACGTTTGACTCAATTTTTAATGTATCTGACGCAAGCGAAATTTGTGGTTGCTGTGGTGGTTGTCTTATATCATGGCAACCAAATTCTTTTGCTCCGTCACAGCTATCGGCCGCGGTATCCGTGGGGACTGGTGACGGGATGGGTCAAAGCCGGTGAGAGTCCGAAGCAAGCGGCCTCACGTGAAGTGTTCGAGGAGCTAGGAATTGAAATCGCTGAATTGCATTATTTCTATTCGGAAGTGGTGGGCCGGCACCATTTGGAGATTGGCTTTTGGGCTATGGTTGATGCGGCCAATGATTCTCATCCATCGGGCGATGGAGAAATTCTCGAGAGTGCGTGGTTTTCGGTGCATCAACTACCCGAAGGACTGTTGCCATCCCAACGACCTCTCATTTTGCAAGCAGAAAATGCCAGAATTCGGGAATTTTCGTAG